In Gemmobacter sp., the sequence GATGATGGCACGGCGGCCCGCGCCCTGCTGCGCCGCAACATCGAAAAGATGCGCGCCATGGGCGTGACCGACGTGTGGCGCCGCGATGCCACGCGGCTGGGGCCGAACCGCGGGCCGGGCTATGATCTGGTGTTCCTCGACCCGCCCTATGCCATGGGTCTGGGCGAACAGGCGCTGGCCTCGGCTATCGAGGGCAACTGGCTGGCCCCCGGCGCCATGGTGGTGTGGGAGGAAAGCCAGCCCCCCGCCATGCCGCAGGGGTTCCAGATGCTGGACCAGCGCAAATATGGCGATACGCTTGTCACGCTGGCACGGGCCCCGGGCGGCCCAACCGCCTGAAATCCGGGCAGTTCGTCAACGCCGTCAACCGCCGGATGCAGGCGCCACACGCGGCGGGCCCTGCAAAGGACGGGCGCCGCATCAAATCTGACGACAGGCGAATACGTGCAGGCTGGCACTGCCTCGGGCGGTCTGCGGACGTGCC encodes:
- the rsmD gene encoding 16S rRNA (guanine(966)-N(2))-methyltransferase RsmD, with the translated sequence MRIISGQYRGLQLAEVGAGDPAAHLRPTTDRVREAIFNLLMNGGYGNPVQGARVLDLFAGTGALGLEALSRGATRVAFVDDGTAARALLRRNIEKMRAMGVTDVWRRDATRLGPNRGPGYDLVFLDPPYAMGLGEQALASAIEGNWLAPGAMVVWEESQPPAMPQGFQMLDQRKYGDTLVTLARAPGGPTA